One window from the genome of Gadus macrocephalus chromosome 7, ASM3116895v1 encodes:
- the uspl1 gene encoding SUMO-specific isopeptidase USPL1 isoform X1, with protein MVMFSTWQRTAWDQKRNSVMQMTSEDPELRALSQDLEGYLGKVQERTSSLENCPWCCAKGWVHALRSYPINLQESITLCTNPQCLYPLVSRPLEDVLADLIPVKAQIGVKRKNGHVLPSEDVAVPPPKRPRAHGDEQGSEASDSSVTGEEPPAIDVDGTAFTALQDACEEALWTTPPSEGPLASEAVRQGEGAKDQGDDVLVPTCSPSKPTPGESALSSADPPSSVGGFGTFGPPSAGFAPRRASVVEDGTPGGVLFGQANGPPRDGLRPCDLDSTRGGEPLEDLVECLLASAPAEEPRLLDGEGTSVLTGAATKEAEAEAAAPTWQQADAKKSLGDVPPRLTHAAPPKEEEGLVPLPARLFWKNSDKLCWLDALLVALVNCRSLRDHGPGEGAPGSPIWELITEYDAVCAAAQAHQLTGRDGVVRVPDGVLQKARTDLHRIRMDVFQLLQPKLRCRLGRKETPVFALPLLVAGDPWAEGLFEQSFEWELECSSCQGVSQTRVTKPLPTFTNVVDDWHPEKAAHRGPCNLCHKKDQSRTMVLDRVPAVFALHFVDGLPGNDPQRYSFSHRGRRYAVSTVVQYDRDIQHFVTWTRTVDGAWQEFDDLKHPGCRSHQELPVPAQEMHIVFWEADEDPARPACSPPAPVGGPPPSNGAPDQATLLAPSPDRPLLPSYDDGDLDAVLDLSVDGGAARCHTGDASIGSATLLDAFEGLSHSDIVTLTLTEVRPDAAGKLPAHPTPERHSPDDDAVADLTPRRDEALAGSASESEGDEHVSGDPTFDPPSPKRTRQAKAKAKAKREKKSGTKPKPPPKVKAPPKVKAPPKPKPPPKVKAPPKPKPPPKVKAPPKPKPPPKTPLSKRGKKELATAVAMETAATAGVPSTNPSPPPSPPVQIPALDNPLQLDRWSFMMSKQPQTRLKAIPAPEPAAAAPVRPAPNPAPPRKPSAPRPQLRLESSELPPKNAGMYDAFGVKSTSTFSSWSPAPPTLPEPAGYRTPLALPPSTPTAAKAVAFTFQTPGATPSGKRDRLSDGPVTTDSLRLQLLKKLKAKKKKLEALNQLLQGGAGGGARAGAASPQAVTSSTAPGSSCEDLLTAWLSPTSTVSNRSPDSSGLPETRTNGSGAGPVGGAYQTNYPPPYCLPGAEDNLLEEFMSGGAALQRQAPMEAQGPSGLAGGGGGGGKKKAACAVSNEFETFDMDDLYLF; from the exons GTTCAAGAAAGAACTTCCTCATTGGAGAATTGTCCTTGGTGCTGTGCCAAGGGCTGGGTCCATGCACTGCGCTCTTATCCCATCAACTTACAGGAGTCCATCACCCTCTGCACAAATCCACAG TGCCTCTACCCCCTGGTAAGCAGACCTCTGGAGGATGTCTTGGCAGATCTGATTCCGGTGAAGGCGCAGATTGGAGTTAAAAGAAAGAACGGGCACGTCTTGCCAAGCGAAGACGTCGCGGTACCTCCCCCCAAACGGCCGCGCGCTCACGGAGACGAGCAAGGGTCGGAGGCCTCGGACTCTTCGGTCACCGGAGAAGAACCTCCTGCTATCGATGTGGACGGTACGGCGTTCACCGCGCTGCAGGACGCCTGTGAGGAGGCCCTCTGGACGACGCCTCCCTCAGAGGGCCCCCTCGCTTCTGAGGCTGTGCGTCAAGGGGAGGGCGCTAAGGACCAGGGGGACGATGTTCTCGTACCCACGTGCTCGCCGAGTAAACCCACGCCAGGGGAGTCTGCGCTGTCTTCGGCCGACCCCCCGTCGTCTGTCGGAGGGTTCGGCACGTTCGGACCCCCGTCGGCAGGGTTTGCGCCTCGCCGTGCCTCGGTGGTAGAGGACGGGACCCCCGGAGGCGTACTGTTTGGACAGGCAAACGGCCCGCCCCGTGACGGTCTCCGGCCTTGCGACCTGGACTCGACCCGGGGCGGGGAACCCTTGGAGGATTTAGTGGAATGCCTCTTGGCGTCGGCTCCGGCCGAGGAGCCACGGCTTCTGGACGGCGAGGGGACCTCTGTGCTTACGGGGGCCGCGACGAAGGAGGCGGAAGCAGAGGCGGCGGCCCCGACGTGGCAACAGGCCGACGCCAAGAAGAGCCTGGGAGACGTTCCCCCCCGACTGACGCACGCCGCGCCGCctaaggaagaggaggggctgGTGCCGCTGCCGGCCAGGCTGTTCTGGAAGAACAGCGACAAGCTGTGCTGGCTCGACGCGCTGCTCGTCGCTTTGGTCAACTGTAGGAGCCTGAGGGACCACGGACCCGGAGAAGGGGCCCCGGGGTCCCCCATATGGGAGCTCATCACGGAGTACGACGCGGTCTGCGCCGCTGCCCAGGCGCACCAGCTCACTGGCAGAG ATGGTGTTGTGAGGGTCCCAGACGGGGTGCTGCAGAAGGCCCGCACCGACCTGCACCGCATCCGCATGGACGTCTtccagctgctgcagcccaAACTACGCTGCCGCCTGG GCCGGAAGGAGACCCCGGTGTTCGCCTTGCCCCTCCTGGTGGCCGGCGACCCGTGGGCCGAGGGCCTCTTCGAGCAGAGCTTCGAATGGGAGCTTGAGTGCAGCAGCTGTCAGGGCGTCAGCCAGACCAG GGTGACCAAGCCACTGCCAACGTTCACCAACGTGGTGGACGACTGGCATCCGGAGAAGGCGGCCCACCGCGGGCCGTGCAACCTGTGTCACAAGAAGGACCAGAGCAGGACGATGGTGTTGGACAG GGTCCCTGCCGTGTTCGCCCTGCACTTTGTGGACGGGCTGCCGGGCAACGACCCCCAGCGCTACTCCTTCAGCCACCGCGGGCGCCGCTACGCCGTGTCCACCGTCGTCCAGTACGACCGGGACATCCAGCACTTCGTCACCTGGACGCGCACCGTAGACG GAGCGTGGCAGGAGTTCGACGACCTGAAGCATCCCGGCTGCCGCAGCCACCAGGAGCTCCCCGTCCCAGCCCAGGAGATGCACATCGTCTTCTGGGAGGCGGACGAGGACCCCGCCCGCCCGGcctgctccccccccgccccggtcGGGGGACCCCCGCCTTCCAACGGCGCGCCGGACCAGGCGACGCTGCTGGCCCCGTCTCCGGACCGGCCCCTCCTCCCGTCGTACGACGACGGGGACCTCGACGCCGTCCTCGACCTGTCCGTGGACGGAGGCGCGGCGCGGTGCCACACGGGTGACGCGTCCATCGGGTCGGCCACGCTGCTGGACGCCTTCGAGGGCCTGTCCCACAGCGACATCGTGACGCTCACGCTGACGGAGGTCCGGCCGGACGCCGCGGGGAAGCTGCCGGCCCACCCAACGCCAGAGAGGCACTCTCCGGACGACGACGCCGTCGCCGACCTGACGCCCCGGAGAGACGAGGCTCTGGCTGGGTCTGCGTCCGAGTCCGAAGGCGATGAACACGTGTCGGGGGATCCCACGTTtgaccccccttcccccaaGCGAACACGCCAGGCTAAAGCCAAAGCCAAAGCCAAGAGGGAAAAGAAAAGTGGCACGAAACCGAAGCCTCCCCCAAAAGTGAAGGCTCCCCCAAAAGTGAAGGCTCCTCCTAAACCGAAGCCTCCCCCAAAAGTGAAGGCTCCTCCTAAACCGAAGCCTCCCCCAAAAGTGAAGGCTCCTCCTAAACCGAAGCCTCCTCCGAAAACTCCTCTTTCAAAGCGTGGCAAAAAAGAGTTAGCAACCGCCGTGGCCATGGAAACGGCCGCTACCGCCGGCGTTCCATCGACGAACccctcgccgccgccgtcgccgcctGTTCAGATCCCCGCGCTCGATAACCCGCTGCAGCTGGACCGCTGGAGCTTCATGATGAGCAAACAGCCTCAGACCCGGCTCAAAGCCATCCCCGCCCCGGAGCCGGCCGCGGCGGCCCCCGTGAGGCCCGCCCCCAACCCCGCGCCTCCGAGGAAACCCAGCGCGCCCCGGCCCCAGCTGAGGCTGGAGAGCAGCGAGCTGCCGCCGAAGAACGCCGGGATGTACGACGCCTTTGGCGTGAAAAGTACGTCTACCTTTTCGTCGTGGTCGCCGGCGCCGCCGACTCTCCCTGAGCCCGCGGGGTACCGCACTCCTTTAGCCCTGCCCCCGAGCACGCCGACCGCGGCCAAGGCGGTCGCCTTCACCTTCCAGACCCCCGGAGCCACGCCCTCGGGGAAACGCGACCGTCTCTCGGACGGTCCCGTCACCACGGACTCCCTCCGACTCCAGCTGCTGAAGAAGCTCAaggccaagaagaagaagctggaggCGCTGAACCAGCTGCTgcagggcggggccgggggcggggcccgggcCGGGGCGGCCTCCCCCCAGGCCGTCACCTCTAGCACGGCCCCGGGGTCGAGCTGCGAGGACCTGCTCACCGCCTGGCTGTCGCCCACCTCCACCGTCAGCAACCGGTCGCCCGACAGCTCCGGGCTGCCCGAGACGCGGACCAATGGGAGCGGGGCGGGGCctgtgggcggggcttaccAGACAAACTATCCCCCGCCTTACTGCCTGCCGGGCGCGGAGGACAACCTCCTGGAGGAGTTCATGTCCGGGGGGGCCGCACTGCAGCGGCAGGCCCCCATGGAGGCTCAGGGCCCCAGCGGgctggcgggcggcggcggcggcggcgggaagAAGAAGGCGGCGTGTGCCGTGTCGAACGAGTTTGAGACGTTTGACATGGATGACCTATATTTGTTTTGA
- the uspl1 gene encoding SUMO-specific isopeptidase USPL1 isoform X3: MVQERTSSLENCPWCCAKGWVHALRSYPINLQESITLCTNPQCLYPLVSRPLEDVLADLIPVKAQIGVKRKNGHVLPSEDVAVPPPKRPRAHGDEQGSEASDSSVTGEEPPAIDVDGTAFTALQDACEEALWTTPPSEGPLASEAVRQGEGAKDQGDDVLVPTCSPSKPTPGESALSSADPPSSVGGFGTFGPPSAGFAPRRASVVEDGTPGGVLFGQANGPPRDGLRPCDLDSTRGGEPLEDLVECLLASAPAEEPRLLDGEGTSVLTGAATKEAEAEAAAPTWQQADAKKSLGDVPPRLTHAAPPKEEEGLVPLPARLFWKNSDKLCWLDALLVALVNCRSLRDHGPGEGAPGSPIWELITEYDAVCAAAQAHQLTGRDGVVRVPDGVLQKARTDLHRIRMDVFQLLQPKLRCRLGRKETPVFALPLLVAGDPWAEGLFEQSFEWELECSSCQGVSQTRVTKPLPTFTNVVDDWHPEKAAHRGPCNLCHKKDQSRTMVLDRVPAVFALHFVDGLPGNDPQRYSFSHRGRRYAVSTVVQYDRDIQHFVTWTRTVDGAWQEFDDLKHPGCRSHQELPVPAQEMHIVFWEADEDPARPACSPPAPVGGPPPSNGAPDQATLLAPSPDRPLLPSYDDGDLDAVLDLSVDGGAARCHTGDASIGSATLLDAFEGLSHSDIVTLTLTEVRPDAAGKLPAHPTPERHSPDDDAVADLTPRRDEALAGSASESEGDEHVSGDPTFDPPSPKRTRQAKAKAKAKREKKSGTKPKPPPKVKAPPKVKAPPKPKPPPKVKAPPKPKPPPKVKAPPKPKPPPKTPLSKRGKKELATAVAMETAATAGVPSTNPSPPPSPPVQIPALDNPLQLDRWSFMMSKQPQTRLKAIPAPEPAAAAPVRPAPNPAPPRKPSAPRPQLRLESSELPPKNAGMYDAFGVKSTSTFSSWSPAPPTLPEPAGYRTPLALPPSTPTAAKAVAFTFQTPGATPSGKRDRLSDGPVTTDSLRLQLLKKLKAKKKKLEALNQLLQGGAGGGARAGAASPQAVTSSTAPGSSCEDLLTAWLSPTSTVSNRSPDSSGLPETRTNGSGAGPVGGAYQTNYPPPYCLPGAEDNLLEEFMSGGAALQRQAPMEAQGPSGLAGGGGGGGKKKAACAVSNEFETFDMDDLYLF; this comes from the exons GTTCAAGAAAGAACTTCCTCATTGGAGAATTGTCCTTGGTGCTGTGCCAAGGGCTGGGTCCATGCACTGCGCTCTTATCCCATCAACTTACAGGAGTCCATCACCCTCTGCACAAATCCACAG TGCCTCTACCCCCTGGTAAGCAGACCTCTGGAGGATGTCTTGGCAGATCTGATTCCGGTGAAGGCGCAGATTGGAGTTAAAAGAAAGAACGGGCACGTCTTGCCAAGCGAAGACGTCGCGGTACCTCCCCCCAAACGGCCGCGCGCTCACGGAGACGAGCAAGGGTCGGAGGCCTCGGACTCTTCGGTCACCGGAGAAGAACCTCCTGCTATCGATGTGGACGGTACGGCGTTCACCGCGCTGCAGGACGCCTGTGAGGAGGCCCTCTGGACGACGCCTCCCTCAGAGGGCCCCCTCGCTTCTGAGGCTGTGCGTCAAGGGGAGGGCGCTAAGGACCAGGGGGACGATGTTCTCGTACCCACGTGCTCGCCGAGTAAACCCACGCCAGGGGAGTCTGCGCTGTCTTCGGCCGACCCCCCGTCGTCTGTCGGAGGGTTCGGCACGTTCGGACCCCCGTCGGCAGGGTTTGCGCCTCGCCGTGCCTCGGTGGTAGAGGACGGGACCCCCGGAGGCGTACTGTTTGGACAGGCAAACGGCCCGCCCCGTGACGGTCTCCGGCCTTGCGACCTGGACTCGACCCGGGGCGGGGAACCCTTGGAGGATTTAGTGGAATGCCTCTTGGCGTCGGCTCCGGCCGAGGAGCCACGGCTTCTGGACGGCGAGGGGACCTCTGTGCTTACGGGGGCCGCGACGAAGGAGGCGGAAGCAGAGGCGGCGGCCCCGACGTGGCAACAGGCCGACGCCAAGAAGAGCCTGGGAGACGTTCCCCCCCGACTGACGCACGCCGCGCCGCctaaggaagaggaggggctgGTGCCGCTGCCGGCCAGGCTGTTCTGGAAGAACAGCGACAAGCTGTGCTGGCTCGACGCGCTGCTCGTCGCTTTGGTCAACTGTAGGAGCCTGAGGGACCACGGACCCGGAGAAGGGGCCCCGGGGTCCCCCATATGGGAGCTCATCACGGAGTACGACGCGGTCTGCGCCGCTGCCCAGGCGCACCAGCTCACTGGCAGAG ATGGTGTTGTGAGGGTCCCAGACGGGGTGCTGCAGAAGGCCCGCACCGACCTGCACCGCATCCGCATGGACGTCTtccagctgctgcagcccaAACTACGCTGCCGCCTGG GCCGGAAGGAGACCCCGGTGTTCGCCTTGCCCCTCCTGGTGGCCGGCGACCCGTGGGCCGAGGGCCTCTTCGAGCAGAGCTTCGAATGGGAGCTTGAGTGCAGCAGCTGTCAGGGCGTCAGCCAGACCAG GGTGACCAAGCCACTGCCAACGTTCACCAACGTGGTGGACGACTGGCATCCGGAGAAGGCGGCCCACCGCGGGCCGTGCAACCTGTGTCACAAGAAGGACCAGAGCAGGACGATGGTGTTGGACAG GGTCCCTGCCGTGTTCGCCCTGCACTTTGTGGACGGGCTGCCGGGCAACGACCCCCAGCGCTACTCCTTCAGCCACCGCGGGCGCCGCTACGCCGTGTCCACCGTCGTCCAGTACGACCGGGACATCCAGCACTTCGTCACCTGGACGCGCACCGTAGACG GAGCGTGGCAGGAGTTCGACGACCTGAAGCATCCCGGCTGCCGCAGCCACCAGGAGCTCCCCGTCCCAGCCCAGGAGATGCACATCGTCTTCTGGGAGGCGGACGAGGACCCCGCCCGCCCGGcctgctccccccccgccccggtcGGGGGACCCCCGCCTTCCAACGGCGCGCCGGACCAGGCGACGCTGCTGGCCCCGTCTCCGGACCGGCCCCTCCTCCCGTCGTACGACGACGGGGACCTCGACGCCGTCCTCGACCTGTCCGTGGACGGAGGCGCGGCGCGGTGCCACACGGGTGACGCGTCCATCGGGTCGGCCACGCTGCTGGACGCCTTCGAGGGCCTGTCCCACAGCGACATCGTGACGCTCACGCTGACGGAGGTCCGGCCGGACGCCGCGGGGAAGCTGCCGGCCCACCCAACGCCAGAGAGGCACTCTCCGGACGACGACGCCGTCGCCGACCTGACGCCCCGGAGAGACGAGGCTCTGGCTGGGTCTGCGTCCGAGTCCGAAGGCGATGAACACGTGTCGGGGGATCCCACGTTtgaccccccttcccccaaGCGAACACGCCAGGCTAAAGCCAAAGCCAAAGCCAAGAGGGAAAAGAAAAGTGGCACGAAACCGAAGCCTCCCCCAAAAGTGAAGGCTCCCCCAAAAGTGAAGGCTCCTCCTAAACCGAAGCCTCCCCCAAAAGTGAAGGCTCCTCCTAAACCGAAGCCTCCCCCAAAAGTGAAGGCTCCTCCTAAACCGAAGCCTCCTCCGAAAACTCCTCTTTCAAAGCGTGGCAAAAAAGAGTTAGCAACCGCCGTGGCCATGGAAACGGCCGCTACCGCCGGCGTTCCATCGACGAACccctcgccgccgccgtcgccgcctGTTCAGATCCCCGCGCTCGATAACCCGCTGCAGCTGGACCGCTGGAGCTTCATGATGAGCAAACAGCCTCAGACCCGGCTCAAAGCCATCCCCGCCCCGGAGCCGGCCGCGGCGGCCCCCGTGAGGCCCGCCCCCAACCCCGCGCCTCCGAGGAAACCCAGCGCGCCCCGGCCCCAGCTGAGGCTGGAGAGCAGCGAGCTGCCGCCGAAGAACGCCGGGATGTACGACGCCTTTGGCGTGAAAAGTACGTCTACCTTTTCGTCGTGGTCGCCGGCGCCGCCGACTCTCCCTGAGCCCGCGGGGTACCGCACTCCTTTAGCCCTGCCCCCGAGCACGCCGACCGCGGCCAAGGCGGTCGCCTTCACCTTCCAGACCCCCGGAGCCACGCCCTCGGGGAAACGCGACCGTCTCTCGGACGGTCCCGTCACCACGGACTCCCTCCGACTCCAGCTGCTGAAGAAGCTCAaggccaagaagaagaagctggaggCGCTGAACCAGCTGCTgcagggcggggccgggggcggggcccgggcCGGGGCGGCCTCCCCCCAGGCCGTCACCTCTAGCACGGCCCCGGGGTCGAGCTGCGAGGACCTGCTCACCGCCTGGCTGTCGCCCACCTCCACCGTCAGCAACCGGTCGCCCGACAGCTCCGGGCTGCCCGAGACGCGGACCAATGGGAGCGGGGCGGGGCctgtgggcggggcttaccAGACAAACTATCCCCCGCCTTACTGCCTGCCGGGCGCGGAGGACAACCTCCTGGAGGAGTTCATGTCCGGGGGGGCCGCACTGCAGCGGCAGGCCCCCATGGAGGCTCAGGGCCCCAGCGGgctggcgggcggcggcggcggcggcgggaagAAGAAGGCGGCGTGTGCCGTGTCGAACGAGTTTGAGACGTTTGACATGGATGACCTATATTTGTTTTGA
- the uspl1 gene encoding SUMO-specific isopeptidase USPL1 isoform X2 codes for MELITVQERTSSLENCPWCCAKGWVHALRSYPINLQESITLCTNPQCLYPLVSRPLEDVLADLIPVKAQIGVKRKNGHVLPSEDVAVPPPKRPRAHGDEQGSEASDSSVTGEEPPAIDVDGTAFTALQDACEEALWTTPPSEGPLASEAVRQGEGAKDQGDDVLVPTCSPSKPTPGESALSSADPPSSVGGFGTFGPPSAGFAPRRASVVEDGTPGGVLFGQANGPPRDGLRPCDLDSTRGGEPLEDLVECLLASAPAEEPRLLDGEGTSVLTGAATKEAEAEAAAPTWQQADAKKSLGDVPPRLTHAAPPKEEEGLVPLPARLFWKNSDKLCWLDALLVALVNCRSLRDHGPGEGAPGSPIWELITEYDAVCAAAQAHQLTGRDGVVRVPDGVLQKARTDLHRIRMDVFQLLQPKLRCRLGRKETPVFALPLLVAGDPWAEGLFEQSFEWELECSSCQGVSQTRVTKPLPTFTNVVDDWHPEKAAHRGPCNLCHKKDQSRTMVLDRVPAVFALHFVDGLPGNDPQRYSFSHRGRRYAVSTVVQYDRDIQHFVTWTRTVDGAWQEFDDLKHPGCRSHQELPVPAQEMHIVFWEADEDPARPACSPPAPVGGPPPSNGAPDQATLLAPSPDRPLLPSYDDGDLDAVLDLSVDGGAARCHTGDASIGSATLLDAFEGLSHSDIVTLTLTEVRPDAAGKLPAHPTPERHSPDDDAVADLTPRRDEALAGSASESEGDEHVSGDPTFDPPSPKRTRQAKAKAKAKREKKSGTKPKPPPKVKAPPKVKAPPKPKPPPKVKAPPKPKPPPKVKAPPKPKPPPKTPLSKRGKKELATAVAMETAATAGVPSTNPSPPPSPPVQIPALDNPLQLDRWSFMMSKQPQTRLKAIPAPEPAAAAPVRPAPNPAPPRKPSAPRPQLRLESSELPPKNAGMYDAFGVKSTSTFSSWSPAPPTLPEPAGYRTPLALPPSTPTAAKAVAFTFQTPGATPSGKRDRLSDGPVTTDSLRLQLLKKLKAKKKKLEALNQLLQGGAGGGARAGAASPQAVTSSTAPGSSCEDLLTAWLSPTSTVSNRSPDSSGLPETRTNGSGAGPVGGAYQTNYPPPYCLPGAEDNLLEEFMSGGAALQRQAPMEAQGPSGLAGGGGGGGKKKAACAVSNEFETFDMDDLYLF; via the exons GTTCAAGAAAGAACTTCCTCATTGGAGAATTGTCCTTGGTGCTGTGCCAAGGGCTGGGTCCATGCACTGCGCTCTTATCCCATCAACTTACAGGAGTCCATCACCCTCTGCACAAATCCACAG TGCCTCTACCCCCTGGTAAGCAGACCTCTGGAGGATGTCTTGGCAGATCTGATTCCGGTGAAGGCGCAGATTGGAGTTAAAAGAAAGAACGGGCACGTCTTGCCAAGCGAAGACGTCGCGGTACCTCCCCCCAAACGGCCGCGCGCTCACGGAGACGAGCAAGGGTCGGAGGCCTCGGACTCTTCGGTCACCGGAGAAGAACCTCCTGCTATCGATGTGGACGGTACGGCGTTCACCGCGCTGCAGGACGCCTGTGAGGAGGCCCTCTGGACGACGCCTCCCTCAGAGGGCCCCCTCGCTTCTGAGGCTGTGCGTCAAGGGGAGGGCGCTAAGGACCAGGGGGACGATGTTCTCGTACCCACGTGCTCGCCGAGTAAACCCACGCCAGGGGAGTCTGCGCTGTCTTCGGCCGACCCCCCGTCGTCTGTCGGAGGGTTCGGCACGTTCGGACCCCCGTCGGCAGGGTTTGCGCCTCGCCGTGCCTCGGTGGTAGAGGACGGGACCCCCGGAGGCGTACTGTTTGGACAGGCAAACGGCCCGCCCCGTGACGGTCTCCGGCCTTGCGACCTGGACTCGACCCGGGGCGGGGAACCCTTGGAGGATTTAGTGGAATGCCTCTTGGCGTCGGCTCCGGCCGAGGAGCCACGGCTTCTGGACGGCGAGGGGACCTCTGTGCTTACGGGGGCCGCGACGAAGGAGGCGGAAGCAGAGGCGGCGGCCCCGACGTGGCAACAGGCCGACGCCAAGAAGAGCCTGGGAGACGTTCCCCCCCGACTGACGCACGCCGCGCCGCctaaggaagaggaggggctgGTGCCGCTGCCGGCCAGGCTGTTCTGGAAGAACAGCGACAAGCTGTGCTGGCTCGACGCGCTGCTCGTCGCTTTGGTCAACTGTAGGAGCCTGAGGGACCACGGACCCGGAGAAGGGGCCCCGGGGTCCCCCATATGGGAGCTCATCACGGAGTACGACGCGGTCTGCGCCGCTGCCCAGGCGCACCAGCTCACTGGCAGAG ATGGTGTTGTGAGGGTCCCAGACGGGGTGCTGCAGAAGGCCCGCACCGACCTGCACCGCATCCGCATGGACGTCTtccagctgctgcagcccaAACTACGCTGCCGCCTGG GCCGGAAGGAGACCCCGGTGTTCGCCTTGCCCCTCCTGGTGGCCGGCGACCCGTGGGCCGAGGGCCTCTTCGAGCAGAGCTTCGAATGGGAGCTTGAGTGCAGCAGCTGTCAGGGCGTCAGCCAGACCAG GGTGACCAAGCCACTGCCAACGTTCACCAACGTGGTGGACGACTGGCATCCGGAGAAGGCGGCCCACCGCGGGCCGTGCAACCTGTGTCACAAGAAGGACCAGAGCAGGACGATGGTGTTGGACAG GGTCCCTGCCGTGTTCGCCCTGCACTTTGTGGACGGGCTGCCGGGCAACGACCCCCAGCGCTACTCCTTCAGCCACCGCGGGCGCCGCTACGCCGTGTCCACCGTCGTCCAGTACGACCGGGACATCCAGCACTTCGTCACCTGGACGCGCACCGTAGACG GAGCGTGGCAGGAGTTCGACGACCTGAAGCATCCCGGCTGCCGCAGCCACCAGGAGCTCCCCGTCCCAGCCCAGGAGATGCACATCGTCTTCTGGGAGGCGGACGAGGACCCCGCCCGCCCGGcctgctccccccccgccccggtcGGGGGACCCCCGCCTTCCAACGGCGCGCCGGACCAGGCGACGCTGCTGGCCCCGTCTCCGGACCGGCCCCTCCTCCCGTCGTACGACGACGGGGACCTCGACGCCGTCCTCGACCTGTCCGTGGACGGAGGCGCGGCGCGGTGCCACACGGGTGACGCGTCCATCGGGTCGGCCACGCTGCTGGACGCCTTCGAGGGCCTGTCCCACAGCGACATCGTGACGCTCACGCTGACGGAGGTCCGGCCGGACGCCGCGGGGAAGCTGCCGGCCCACCCAACGCCAGAGAGGCACTCTCCGGACGACGACGCCGTCGCCGACCTGACGCCCCGGAGAGACGAGGCTCTGGCTGGGTCTGCGTCCGAGTCCGAAGGCGATGAACACGTGTCGGGGGATCCCACGTTtgaccccccttcccccaaGCGAACACGCCAGGCTAAAGCCAAAGCCAAAGCCAAGAGGGAAAAGAAAAGTGGCACGAAACCGAAGCCTCCCCCAAAAGTGAAGGCTCCCCCAAAAGTGAAGGCTCCTCCTAAACCGAAGCCTCCCCCAAAAGTGAAGGCTCCTCCTAAACCGAAGCCTCCCCCAAAAGTGAAGGCTCCTCCTAAACCGAAGCCTCCTCCGAAAACTCCTCTTTCAAAGCGTGGCAAAAAAGAGTTAGCAACCGCCGTGGCCATGGAAACGGCCGCTACCGCCGGCGTTCCATCGACGAACccctcgccgccgccgtcgccgcctGTTCAGATCCCCGCGCTCGATAACCCGCTGCAGCTGGACCGCTGGAGCTTCATGATGAGCAAACAGCCTCAGACCCGGCTCAAAGCCATCCCCGCCCCGGAGCCGGCCGCGGCGGCCCCCGTGAGGCCCGCCCCCAACCCCGCGCCTCCGAGGAAACCCAGCGCGCCCCGGCCCCAGCTGAGGCTGGAGAGCAGCGAGCTGCCGCCGAAGAACGCCGGGATGTACGACGCCTTTGGCGTGAAAAGTACGTCTACCTTTTCGTCGTGGTCGCCGGCGCCGCCGACTCTCCCTGAGCCCGCGGGGTACCGCACTCCTTTAGCCCTGCCCCCGAGCACGCCGACCGCGGCCAAGGCGGTCGCCTTCACCTTCCAGACCCCCGGAGCCACGCCCTCGGGGAAACGCGACCGTCTCTCGGACGGTCCCGTCACCACGGACTCCCTCCGACTCCAGCTGCTGAAGAAGCTCAaggccaagaagaagaagctggaggCGCTGAACCAGCTGCTgcagggcggggccgggggcggggcccgggcCGGGGCGGCCTCCCCCCAGGCCGTCACCTCTAGCACGGCCCCGGGGTCGAGCTGCGAGGACCTGCTCACCGCCTGGCTGTCGCCCACCTCCACCGTCAGCAACCGGTCGCCCGACAGCTCCGGGCTGCCCGAGACGCGGACCAATGGGAGCGGGGCGGGGCctgtgggcggggcttaccAGACAAACTATCCCCCGCCTTACTGCCTGCCGGGCGCGGAGGACAACCTCCTGGAGGAGTTCATGTCCGGGGGGGCCGCACTGCAGCGGCAGGCCCCCATGGAGGCTCAGGGCCCCAGCGGgctggcgggcggcggcggcggcggcgggaagAAGAAGGCGGCGTGTGCCGTGTCGAACGAGTTTGAGACGTTTGACATGGATGACCTATATTTGTTTTGA